In a genomic window of Nostoc sp. UHCC 0870:
- a CDS encoding PAS domain S-box protein, with amino-acid sequence MYRQHKHQRFTSVNFFSPQKLLPLLVGVVIFVAVIIFCQRLIAAEQNNIQQLIQQQAESTKTELVTKLNYPILASCRVRWTLPSFVLLAGILATGGLTLLTYLLRVTQISNRKIKAINQELAQTIAVQNQTEIALRASENRLRQLLETVKVIPWELDLKTWRFTYVGPQAEILLEYPVAQWYEENFWLNHLHPQDREQVWDFCQAAVARGENHDIEYRMIAADGRVVWLRDIISVVQTDGKPVLLRGFMFEITDLKLVEETLRLRERALAATSNGIVIADAILANNPIMYVNSGFEQITGYSATDVIGQNCRFLQGTDTQQPALKELRLALKAGRSCTVILRNYRKDGSLFWNELSISPIYDETGQLTHFLGIQIDISEQQAALRERQQAEMALRRQALTFENIYDGVIITDLKGTILDWNPAAERIFGYTKAEICEQSISILHKLEEDLALNTAIIEDIAQHGRWSGEINFVRKDSSQGICETTIVPLQDEQGQNIATISVNRDITERKQSEALLHRSEERFQAFMNHSPTHAWITDSEGKIIYLNENYRCTLRLPLKKLIGKSIFDIYETQFAQRFLENIQTVARTNKVLEVVESVPCVDGTVRDFLVYKFPISSQGEESLIGGIAVDITERKRAEEALRKSEERWQLVIEGNQDAIWDWNIVTNETFRSARWGELVGAENYQPISSNQDFTSRIHPEDYDLVMAVTQDYLSHKIPKYVLEYRLRCQNDSYKWVLVHATAQWDEQGNPVRMVGSIKDITERVQAQETLERQLNRTLLLEKITQEIRQSLDIKEIFATAATQIGQAFAVDRCLIHAYVSNPSPRIPLVAEYNNVPDFCTMDKLEVPMSGNPHGLEMITHDRALASPNVYADPLLESSVLICRKMGLKSMLAIRTSYQGEPNGAIGLHQCSYFRQWTPEEIELLEAVAAQLGIALAQAQLLEQETRQREELTVKNFALERAKRAAEDANRAKSEFLAMMSHEIRTPMNAIIGMTELLLNTDLTLQQRDFLETVLTSSEALLTIINDILDFSKIESGKLELEAQPVDIRTCVEQVIDLLAPKAAQKDIELAYLIHHQVPPVIIGDLTRLRQILTNLLNNAIKFTEKGEVILSVHSTPKPKNCCELLFSIQDTGIGIPPEKMKRLFQPFVQADASMTRKYGGTGLGLVISKRLGKMMGGHLWVESQGSVGGSPPAGWQSRKPVSSTISAPGSTFYFAMKAPIVADPDTDELMTSPMPLIGKRLLIVDDNPTNRKILRLQAEPWQMQTYAVSSGAEALALLDQEIKFDIAILDMQMPGMDGLTLAREIRRRSAYQYLPLVILTSWSKSDKDADFREMGFVACLHKPIKQSQLYDVLACNLGNQPIRARVSHSHSTPIKQNLAEQLPLRVLLAEDMVVNQKVALLMLKKIGYRADVVANGLEVLEALQRQTYDVILMDVNMPEMDGLETSLRICQTWSADSRPYIIAMTANAMQGDREECLAAGMDHYISKPIQIDDLAKALGKCQPLKPKNLFPKLNPSVNHESKINAIDTEILQELRNMLHGEAGAFAELINCYLTEAPKLIQNISVAITTQDAQSIWNTSHKLKSSSGSVGAVLLAQLCKQLEEQGRSNNLANSVEIGTQLCQEYERVKTALQREINQERS; translated from the coding sequence GTGTACAGGCAGCACAAACATCAGAGATTTACATCGGTGAATTTTTTTAGCCCCCAAAAGTTGCTGCCGCTTCTGGTTGGTGTAGTGATATTCGTTGCGGTGATTATCTTTTGTCAGAGATTAATAGCCGCAGAACAAAATAATATTCAACAACTAATTCAACAACAGGCAGAGTCCACCAAAACTGAATTAGTGACCAAGTTAAATTATCCCATTCTAGCTTCCTGTCGGGTGCGGTGGACTCTGCCCAGCTTTGTATTACTGGCCGGAATATTAGCGACTGGGGGACTCACATTATTAACTTATTTGCTACGAGTTACCCAAATTAGTAACCGTAAGATAAAAGCTATCAATCAAGAACTAGCTCAGACAATTGCCGTACAAAACCAAACAGAAATAGCTTTGCGAGCTAGTGAAAATAGATTGCGGCAGTTACTCGAAACAGTGAAAGTCATCCCTTGGGAATTAGACTTAAAAACCTGGCGTTTTACCTATGTGGGGCCACAAGCCGAAATTCTATTAGAATATCCCGTTGCCCAATGGTATGAAGAGAATTTTTGGTTGAATCATTTGCATCCCCAAGATAGAGAACAGGTATGGGATTTTTGTCAAGCAGCCGTGGCTAGAGGCGAAAACCACGACATAGAATACCGGATGATTGCTGCCGATGGCAGAGTTGTATGGCTGCGAGACATTATAAGCGTAGTGCAAACAGATGGAAAACCCGTGCTGCTGCGGGGGTTTATGTTTGAGATTACCGACTTAAAACTAGTAGAAGAAACCTTGCGCTTGCGGGAGAGAGCATTGGCTGCTACTAGTAATGGTATTGTCATTGCCGATGCCATACTAGCCAACAATCCCATCATGTATGTTAACTCTGGCTTTGAGCAAATCACCGGTTACAGTGCCACAGATGTAATCGGGCAGAATTGCCGCTTCTTGCAAGGTACAGATACCCAACAACCAGCCCTCAAAGAACTACGATTAGCTCTGAAAGCTGGCAGAAGTTGTACAGTGATTTTGCGAAACTACCGCAAAGATGGCAGTTTATTTTGGAATGAATTAAGCATTTCTCCCATTTATGACGAAACAGGTCAATTAACCCACTTCCTAGGGATTCAAATAGATATTAGCGAACAGCAAGCGGCACTTCGTGAACGCCAACAAGCTGAAATGGCACTACGTCGGCAAGCACTCACCTTTGAAAATATCTACGATGGTGTCATCATCACAGATTTAAAAGGCACAATTCTAGACTGGAATCCTGCCGCAGAGAGAATATTTGGCTATACCAAAGCCGAAATTTGTGAACAATCTATCAGCATTTTACATAAACTTGAAGAAGATTTAGCCTTGAATACCGCCATCATTGAAGACATTGCTCAACATGGACGTTGGTCAGGGGAAATTAACTTTGTTCGCAAAGATAGTAGTCAGGGTATTTGTGAAACCACCATAGTACCTTTGCAAGATGAACAAGGACAAAATATAGCTACGATTAGCGTCAATCGTGACATCACCGAACGCAAACAATCAGAAGCTTTACTACATCGCAGCGAAGAACGCTTCCAAGCCTTCATGAATCATAGTCCCACCCATGCTTGGATTACAGACTCTGAGGGAAAAATTATCTACCTGAACGAAAATTATCGCTGCACCTTGAGATTACCTTTAAAAAAACTGATTGGCAAAAGCATCTTTGATATTTATGAAACCCAATTTGCTCAAAGATTTCTAGAGAATATTCAAACCGTTGCTCGGACTAATAAAGTCCTGGAAGTTGTCGAGTCTGTCCCCTGTGTTGACGGCACAGTGCGAGATTTTTTGGTGTATAAATTCCCGATTTCTAGCCAAGGAGAGGAGTCTTTAATAGGAGGGATTGCCGTTGACATTACTGAGCGTAAACGTGCAGAAGAAGCACTCCGTAAAAGTGAGGAGCGTTGGCAATTAGTTATTGAAGGCAATCAAGATGCCATTTGGGATTGGAATATTGTCACAAATGAAACATTTCGCTCGGCACGATGGGGAGAGTTAGTAGGAGCAGAAAACTATCAACCCATCAGTAGTAATCAAGATTTTACTAGCCGCATTCATCCCGAAGATTACGACCTGGTAATGGCTGTAACCCAAGATTATCTCAGTCACAAAATCCCCAAATATGTTTTAGAGTATCGTCTGCGTTGCCAAAATGACAGTTACAAGTGGGTGTTAGTTCATGCTACAGCCCAATGGGACGAGCAAGGTAATCCAGTGCGGATGGTTGGCTCAATCAAAGATATTACCGAACGGGTGCAAGCACAAGAAACACTGGAAAGACAATTAAATCGGACACTGCTCCTGGAAAAAATCACGCAGGAAATTCGTCAAAGTCTGGATATTAAAGAAATTTTTGCCACGGCTGCTACGCAAATTGGACAAGCTTTTGCAGTTGATCGCTGTTTAATCCATGCTTACGTCAGCAACCCATCTCCCCGCATTCCCCTAGTAGCAGAATATAACAATGTTCCTGATTTCTGCACTATGGATAAATTAGAAGTACCCATGTCAGGGAATCCGCATGGTTTAGAAATGATCACCCATGATCGCGCTCTTGCCTCACCCAATGTTTACGCAGATCCTTTACTAGAGTCTTCAGTCCTCATTTGTCGGAAAATGGGCTTGAAATCCATGCTAGCCATCCGCACCTCCTATCAAGGCGAACCCAATGGTGCGATCGGCTTACATCAGTGTAGCTATTTCCGTCAGTGGACTCCAGAAGAAATTGAATTACTAGAGGCAGTAGCCGCACAGTTGGGAATCGCCCTCGCCCAAGCGCAACTCCTAGAACAAGAAACCCGCCAACGGGAAGAACTTACCGTGAAAAACTTTGCCTTAGAGAGGGCAAAACGTGCCGCAGAAGACGCTAATCGGGCAAAAAGTGAATTTTTGGCAATGATGAGCCATGAAATTCGCACCCCCATGAATGCCATCATTGGCATGACAGAACTACTGCTAAATACTGATTTGACACTCCAACAGCGAGATTTTTTAGAAACCGTCTTAACCAGTAGTGAAGCTTTGCTTACCATCATTAATGACATTCTGGATTTCTCCAAAATTGAGTCAGGGAAATTAGAACTAGAAGCACAGCCTGTTGATATTAGAACTTGCGTAGAGCAAGTAATTGACTTGTTAGCCCCCAAAGCTGCCCAAAAAGATATTGAACTGGCTTATCTAATTCATCACCAAGTTCCGCCTGTGATTATCGGCGATTTAACTCGTCTGCGGCAAATTTTAACCAACCTGCTCAACAATGCTATAAAATTCACTGAAAAAGGTGAAGTGATTCTGTCTGTACATAGCACTCCCAAACCAAAAAACTGCTGCGAGCTGCTCTTTAGCATCCAAGATACAGGCATTGGTATTCCACCTGAGAAGATGAAACGGCTGTTTCAACCTTTTGTACAAGCAGATGCCTCCATGACTCGCAAATATGGCGGTACAGGATTAGGGTTAGTCATTAGTAAACGCTTAGGGAAAATGATGGGGGGGCATCTTTGGGTGGAAAGTCAAGGATCTGTGGGTGGTAGTCCCCCGGCTGGATGGCAAAGTAGAAAGCCAGTATCATCTACTATCTCAGCCCCCGGTTCGACATTTTACTTCGCCATGAAAGCCCCAATCGTTGCTGATCCCGATACCGATGAATTGATGACTTCCCCAATGCCATTGATCGGTAAAAGGTTGTTAATAGTTGATGACAATCCCACCAATCGCAAAATTTTGCGCCTACAAGCTGAACCTTGGCAAATGCAAACTTATGCTGTGTCATCTGGTGCAGAAGCCTTAGCTCTACTTGACCAGGAAATCAAGTTTGATATTGCAATTTTAGATATGCAGATGCCCGGAATGGATGGCTTGACCTTGGCGCGGGAAATCCGCAGGCGTTCTGCTTATCAATATTTACCCTTAGTAATTCTCACCTCTTGGAGTAAATCAGACAAGGATGCTGATTTTAGGGAGATGGGATTTGTTGCTTGTCTGCATAAACCAATTAAACAATCTCAACTCTACGATGTTCTGGCCTGTAATTTGGGAAATCAGCCAATTCGAGCGCGTGTTTCTCATTCTCATTCCACCCCCATCAAGCAAAATTTGGCAGAGCAATTACCACTGCGGGTGTTACTGGCTGAGGATATGGTAGTCAATCAGAAAGTCGCTCTACTCATGCTGAAAAAAATCGGCTATCGGGCTGATGTGGTTGCTAATGGGTTAGAAGTCTTAGAAGCATTACAACGTCAGACTTATGATGTCATTTTGATGGATGTAAATATGCCAGAAATGGATGGCTTAGAAACTAGTCTGAGAATTTGTCAAACGTGGAGTGCTGATTCTCGTCCCTATATTATCGCCATGACTGCCAATGCTATGCAAGGCGATCGCGAAGAATGTCTAGCAGCTGGCATGGATCACTATATCAGTAAGCCCATTCAGATTGATGATTTAGCTAAAGCACTAGGGAAATGTCAGCCCCTCAAACCCAAAAATCTTTTCCCCAAGCTAAATCCATCAGTAAATCATGAGTCAAAAATAAATGCTATCGATACTGAAATATTGCAAGAATTACGTAATATGTTGCATGGAGAAGCAGGTGCATTTGCTGAATTAATCAACTGTTACCTGACAGAAGCTCCTAAGTTGATCCAAAATATTAGTGTAGCAATCACAACTCAAGATGCCCAATCTATATGGAATACCTCTCACAAGCTAAAATCCAGCAGTGGCTCAGTGGGAGCAGTCTTATTAGCACAACTTTGCAAGCAACTAGAAGAGCAGGGACGCAGTAACAACTTGGCAAATAGTGTAGAAATCGGCACACAACTTTGTCAAGAGTATGAGCGAGTCAAAACTGCTTTGCAAAGAGAAATTAATCAGGAGAGATCATGA